The Alcaligenes faecalis sequence GCAGACTGGTGACAGCCAGATCTGCCCGCCCTTCGTCAATGGCTTGCACCACCTCTTCCGGCTTTACCGTATCAATAATCAGCTTTTGCTTAAAGGCTGGATCGTGATGCTCCATGATACCCAGCGCCTGGGGCAGCAGCCCAACAGCCAGCGCATGAGTGGCTACGATACGCAAAGGCCGCAAGCCCCCACGAGCGATTTCCAGGGCGCGGCTTTGCAGCACCTCCAGATTCATCAACATCGGCCTGGCTTCCAGATAAAACTCGCGCCCTTGATCGGTCAAGGTGACCTGCGGACGGGTGCGGGTAAACAGCCTAAAGCCCAGCTCCTGCTCCAGCTCCTGGATCTGGCGGCTGACCACAGGCTGAGAGCGATCCAGCAAGCGGCCGGCAGCGGTCACACTGCCTGCGGACATCACAGCTGCAAAAGCTTCTAATTGGCGAATTTCCATGTCGTTCTATGTGAATGCCGCATTGATCAACACGGAATATTCTAATGCGGAATAGTTAGCAGGACTAGCGTTTCACGCCGAAACACTGCTCCAACGTGGGGAAAGAACCATCACGCACTTCAGCCGCGTATTGACCGGCTGCCTGGGAGATCAAGGCACCCACATCCGCGTAGGGTTTGGCAAATTTAGGGATTTTGCCGTTTGTCAGGCCCAGGATATCTTCGGTCACCAGGACCTGGCCATCACATGCAGGTGATGCGCCAATACCGATAGTAGGAATGGCGATGGTTTCGGTAATCCGGCGACCCACACTTTCCGCCACTCCTTCCAGCACCACGCCCCAGGCACCGGCCTGAGCATGCGCAACAGCATCGTCCAACACGCGCTGGGCGGCAGCATCGGTCATGCCTTGAGCTTTGTAACCGCCCATGGTGTTCACATACTGAGGCATCAAACCCACATGGGCCAGCACAGGTACACCACGCTCGACCAGGAAACGGGTGGTTTCAGCCATGGCTTGTCCGCCTTCCATTTTCACCGCCTGGGCGCCGCTGGTCGCGAGCATACGCGATGCATTGGCAAATGCCTGCTGGGGTGATTCCTGATAGCTGCCAAAGGGCATATCCACGACAATACAAGCGTGTTTCGTTGCACGCACCACGGCCGCAGCATGGGCAGCCAACATATCCACCGTAATGCTTAGGGTGTCAGGCATGGCATAACCTACCATCGCGGTCGAGTCGCCCACCAGGATCATATCCATATGCTCGTCCAGCATTCGTGCGATTGGCGCGATATAGGCTGTTAACGACGCAATTTTTTGTTTGCCCTTATAGGCGGTCAGAGCGGGAACGCTAATGCGAACCTGCGTGGTATGTACGCTCATACTTACTCCAGCTGGAACCCCATAGGACAACGCTGATATGGGATTATGAATGATGCAGATTGCAGCATCTTAATAAAAAATTCAGTCGACGCATCTATAATCGCCGCAGGACAAAAAACAATAAGCCAATTTCCTGCCTACGTACAAGCTTCACGTGTCCAGCCCGTGTGGATTCAGGTCTTGTTAAGGACTTTTACCTTGACACCGCCTGTACGCTAGGGCCTGACCGTTCCCCATGCGCGGTGGTTTCATCAGCCAAACCTTGGCTGCTTTACCGTGTACTCTACCGAGGAGAGACCTATGTCGACTATCCCCCCAAGCATCACCTTCCACGACGATAACCGTGCACCACAACTGGGCATGGGCGTGTGGCAGGTACCTGCCGAGCAAACGGCCGACGTGGTGTGCAGTGGCATCGAAGCAGGCTACCGCCTGATCGATACTGCCGCTATCTACGGCAACGAAGCCGAGGTCGGACAAGGGATTCGTCAGTCCAAGGTGCCACGCCAAGAGCTGTTTGTAACCACCAAGCTGTGGAATGATAGGCATGGCCATGACAACACCCGCGCCGGCTTTGAAGAAAGCATGGACAAGCTGCAGCTAGATTACGTGGATCTGTACCTGATTCACTGGCCTGTGCCCAAGAACCGCCAGTACATCCAGACCTGGGAAACACTGATCAATCTGCGCAATGAAGGCCGCGTAAAATCCATTGGCGTGTGCAACTTCCTGCCCCAGCATCTGCAAACCTTGCTGGACAAGACCGGCGTCTTGCCTGTGCTGAACCAAATTGAGCTGCACCCCGGTTTTCAGCAAGCGGAGTCACGCCACTACCATGAGGATCACGCCATCCAGACCCAGGCCTGGAGCCCGCTGGGGCTGGGCACGCTGTGGGACAATCCGGTATTGAACAAGATTGCCAAGGAACATGGCCGTTCCGTGGCGCAAATCATGCTGCGCTGGCAGATTCAACTGGGCAATATGGTGATTACCAAGTCCACCTCCCCCGAGCGCCAGCGCGACAATATGGACATTTTCAGCTTCGAGCTGAGCGCGCAGGACATGGCCGCCATTGCCGGTCTGGACCAGGCCGAAGGGCGTCTTGGCCCGGATCCAGAATTGTTCCGCTTGCCCAAAAGCACCGTCTAAGGCTAAGCCTTGGGGCGCACCCGACGCGCAGGCCCAGACAAAAAGGCGGCAAGAAAAGGGGCCAGGGCAAACAGCCACAGCAGAGCCTGCGCTGACTGGCGCGCGCCCTGCACCCCACCGGGGTCTGCAAAGCCCGAGGCCGTGGTGATGATCCCGGCCAATGCAGCCCCCAGGGCCATCGTAAATAGCTGCAGGGTCGTAATGGCAGCCGAAGCAATATTCTCCTGGCCCTTGGGCGCGGAATGAAATACCCGCGTCAGCAAGTGCGGCCAGGCCAGACCAATCCCTATTCCAACGCCCAATAAGGACAGGTACAAGGCCCAGGAATCATCCCTGCCTTCGCTCAGGCCCTCCCACGGGATAAACACACCCAAGGCGGCCAGGGACAGGCCTGACAACACCGGCCCTGCAATGATCAGGCGATCCCCTGCTTTCAGCCCACGACTGGAACTGGCAATCGAGCCCAAGGTCCAGCCACCGGACATCAAGGCAGTCAGATAACCTGCTTTCAACGGGCTCATATGATGAAT is a genomic window containing:
- the panB gene encoding 3-methyl-2-oxobutanoate hydroxymethyltransferase encodes the protein MSVHTTQVRISVPALTAYKGKQKIASLTAYIAPIARMLDEHMDMILVGDSTAMVGYAMPDTLSITVDMLAAHAAAVVRATKHACIVVDMPFGSYQESPQQAFANASRMLATSGAQAVKMEGGQAMAETTRFLVERGVPVLAHVGLMPQYVNTMGGYKAQGMTDAAAQRVLDDAVAHAQAGAWGVVLEGVAESVGRRITETIAIPTIGIGASPACDGQVLVTEDILGLTNGKIPKFAKPYADVGALISQAAGQYAAEVRDGSFPTLEQCFGVKR
- a CDS encoding aldo/keto reductase yields the protein MSTIPPSITFHDDNRAPQLGMGVWQVPAEQTADVVCSGIEAGYRLIDTAAIYGNEAEVGQGIRQSKVPRQELFVTTKLWNDRHGHDNTRAGFEESMDKLQLDYVDLYLIHWPVPKNRQYIQTWETLINLRNEGRVKSIGVCNFLPQHLQTLLDKTGVLPVLNQIELHPGFQQAESRHYHEDHAIQTQAWSPLGLGTLWDNPVLNKIAKEHGRSVAQIMLRWQIQLGNMVITKSTSPERQRDNMDIFSFELSAQDMAAIAGLDQAEGRLGPDPELFRLPKSTV